From a single Hymenobacter sp. YIM 151500-1 genomic region:
- a CDS encoding lactonase family protein: MADLSSSRREFLKLAGLGLAGWPVAAAAGGTRAGRPQPAYLVYVGTYARPDADSIFLFRLDPKTGALTRLRAEKAGENPSFLALAPGHRYLYAANEVSEYQGAPSGFVSAFAIDPRTGGLTPLNQQPSGGAGPCYLRLDGTGRAALVANYGGGSVSLLPVAPTGPVQPPAATHPHRGAGPNPDRQTAPHAHCIIPDPAGRFAFAVDLGTDQVLGYQLDAAQGRLTPLAAPAFTARPGAGPRHLTFHPNGRWAYLINELTSSVSALAYDAGAGTFRELHTLSALPAGFTGANTCADIHVAPNGRFVYASNRGHDSLVVFAVAPGSGRLTVVQHMSTQGKTPRNFALDPSGTILLAANQNSNTIVTFRINAQTGQLTPTGRSAEVPAPVCLQVVPDFTAK, from the coding sequence ATGGCCGACCTCTCTTCTTCTCGCCGTGAATTTCTGAAGCTGGCCGGCCTGGGCCTGGCGGGCTGGCCGGTGGCAGCGGCGGCTGGTGGCACCCGCGCGGGCCGCCCCCAGCCCGCCTACCTCGTGTACGTGGGCACCTACGCCCGGCCGGATGCCGACAGCATTTTCCTGTTTCGCCTCGACCCGAAAACGGGCGCCCTCACCCGCCTGCGGGCCGAGAAAGCCGGCGAAAATCCGTCGTTTCTGGCGCTGGCGCCGGGCCACCGCTACCTCTACGCGGCCAACGAAGTAAGCGAGTACCAGGGCGCGCCCAGCGGCTTTGTCAGCGCCTTTGCCATCGACCCGCGCACGGGCGGCCTTACTCCGCTCAACCAGCAGCCTTCCGGCGGAGCGGGCCCGTGCTACCTCCGCCTCGACGGCACCGGCCGGGCGGCGCTGGTGGCCAACTACGGCGGGGGCAGCGTGAGCTTGCTGCCGGTGGCGCCCACGGGGCCGGTGCAGCCCCCGGCGGCCACCCACCCGCACCGCGGCGCCGGCCCCAATCCGGACCGCCAGACGGCCCCGCACGCCCACTGCATCATCCCCGACCCGGCGGGCCGCTTTGCGTTTGCCGTGGACCTGGGCACCGACCAGGTGCTTGGGTATCAACTGGACGCGGCCCAGGGCCGGCTTACGCCGCTGGCGGCGCCGGCTTTTACGGCCCGGCCCGGCGCCGGCCCGCGCCACCTCACGTTTCACCCCAACGGCCGCTGGGCCTACCTTATCAACGAGCTGACTTCCAGTGTGTCGGCGCTGGCCTACGATGCCGGCGCGGGCACGTTTCGGGAGCTGCATACGCTGTCGGCCCTGCCCGCGGGATTTACTGGCGCCAACACCTGCGCCGACATCCACGTGGCGCCCAACGGCCGGTTTGTGTACGCCTCCAACCGCGGGCACGACAGCCTCGTGGTGTTTGCCGTGGCGCCCGGCAGCGGCCGCCTCACAGTGGTGCAGCACATGAGCACCCAGGGTAAAACGCCCCGCAACTTCGCCCTCGACCCCAGCGGCACTATCCTGCTGGCCGCCAATCAGAACTCTAATACCATCGTCACGTTCCGCATCAACGCC
- the ispG gene encoding (E)-4-hydroxy-3-methylbut-2-enyl-diphosphate synthase: MNNTYCPSLTEYKRRLSREVQIGDVPLGGLHPIRVQSMTTVDTMDTLGSVEQTLRMVAAGCEYVRITAPSVKEAQNLLEIKKELRRRGCHVPLIADIHFTPNAAELAARIVEKVRVNPGNYADKKKFDLIEYTDASYAAEVERIRERFRPLVQICKQYGTAMRIGTNHGSLSDRILSRYGDTPLGMVESALEFLRLCEEENYYNVVLSMKASNTQVMVQAYRLLVQKLDEEGLQPYPLHLGVTEAGEAEDGRIKSAVGIGTLLEDGLGDTVRVSLTEAPEAEAPVARALIDRYTTRAQEAKPIRPLTSPPSPLSKREGELAASSLELVFSSTARASSPSLLERGLGGEVPINPFQYHRRATREVLNLGGQNVPRVMADLSRLPGLEYADLRAAGHLYSAFLDKFQMNDLGADYVYAGQRPIPFMLPNGLKEVVDYSAWLDAGQRPDHYPVLTHAEYAVAAARHPELNFVWHELATLTPPALEQLRHDATAVVMLRTTNAHAMPELRRAFFELLLHGVPNPVIINRQYPEGLTPEQTQLYAATDVGGLLLDGLGDGVLLSTERLADRPKAEWLPIIDQLNQLSFGILQAARTRMSKTEYISCPSCGRTLFDLQETTAMIRKRTDHLKGVKIGIMGCIVNGPGEMADADYGYVGVGKGKIALYRGQEVIKKSVPEEHAVDELIELMREDGRWIEPVRLEEPVAG, encoded by the coding sequence ATGAACAACACGTATTGCCCCAGCCTCACCGAGTACAAGCGCCGTCTCAGCCGCGAAGTTCAGATTGGCGACGTGCCCCTGGGCGGGCTGCACCCGATTCGGGTGCAGAGCATGACCACCGTGGACACTATGGATACGCTGGGCTCGGTGGAGCAGACCTTGCGCATGGTAGCGGCCGGGTGCGAGTACGTGCGCATTACGGCCCCCAGCGTGAAGGAGGCCCAGAACCTGCTCGAAATCAAGAAGGAGCTGCGCCGCCGCGGCTGCCACGTGCCGCTCATTGCCGACATCCACTTCACGCCCAACGCCGCCGAGCTGGCCGCCCGCATCGTGGAGAAAGTGCGCGTGAACCCCGGCAACTACGCCGACAAAAAGAAATTCGACCTCATCGAGTATACCGATGCCAGCTACGCCGCCGAGGTGGAGCGCATCCGGGAGCGTTTCCGGCCGCTGGTGCAGATCTGCAAGCAGTACGGCACGGCCATGCGCATCGGCACCAACCACGGCTCCCTCTCCGACCGGATTCTGAGCCGCTACGGCGACACCCCGCTGGGCATGGTGGAGTCGGCGCTGGAGTTTCTGCGCCTCTGTGAGGAAGAAAACTACTACAACGTGGTGCTGAGCATGAAGGCCTCCAACACCCAGGTGATGGTGCAAGCCTACCGCCTGCTGGTGCAGAAGCTCGACGAGGAAGGCCTGCAACCTTACCCCCTGCACCTGGGCGTAACCGAAGCCGGCGAAGCCGAGGACGGCCGCATCAAGAGCGCCGTGGGCATCGGCACCCTGCTCGAAGACGGCTTGGGCGACACCGTGCGCGTCAGCCTCACCGAAGCCCCCGAAGCCGAAGCCCCCGTGGCCCGCGCCCTCATCGACCGGTACACCACCCGCGCCCAGGAGGCTAAGCCTATTCGGCCGTTGACCTCACCCCCTAGCCCCCTCTCCAAAAGAGAGGGGGAACTAGCTGCTAGTTCTCTAGAGCTAGTATTCTCATCTACAGCTAGAGCTAGTTCCCCCTCTCTTTTGGAGAGGGGGCTAGGGGGTGAGGTCCCCATCAACCCCTTCCAGTACCACCGCCGCGCCACGCGCGAGGTGCTGAACCTGGGCGGGCAGAACGTGCCGCGGGTTATGGCCGACCTCTCGCGCCTGCCGGGGCTGGAGTACGCCGACCTGCGCGCCGCCGGCCACCTGTATTCGGCGTTTCTGGACAAGTTTCAGATGAATGACCTGGGGGCCGACTACGTGTATGCGGGTCAGCGCCCGATTCCGTTCATGCTGCCCAACGGCCTGAAAGAAGTAGTGGACTACAGCGCCTGGCTCGACGCCGGCCAGCGTCCCGACCACTACCCGGTGCTTACCCACGCCGAATACGCGGTGGCCGCCGCCCGGCATCCGGAGCTGAACTTTGTGTGGCACGAGCTGGCCACGCTCACGCCCCCGGCCCTGGAGCAGCTGCGCCACGATGCTACGGCCGTCGTCATGCTGCGCACCACCAACGCCCACGCCATGCCCGAGCTGCGGCGGGCGTTTTTCGAGCTGCTGCTCCACGGCGTGCCCAACCCGGTCATCATCAACCGCCAGTACCCCGAAGGCCTCACGCCCGAGCAAACCCAGCTCTACGCCGCCACCGACGTGGGCGGCCTGCTCCTCGACGGCCTCGGCGACGGGGTGCTGCTGAGCACCGAGCGGCTGGCCGACCGCCCCAAAGCCGAGTGGCTGCCCATCATCGACCAGCTCAACCAGCTCAGCTTCGGCATCTTGCAGGCGGCCCGCACCCGCATGTCCAAAACCGAGTACATCAGCTGCCCGAGCTGCGGCCGCACCCTGTTCGACTTGCAGGAAACCACCGCCATGATCCGCAAGCGCACCGACCACCTCAAGGGCGTGAAAATCGGCATCATGGGCTGCATCGTGAACGGCCCCGGCGAAATGGCCGACGCCGACTATGGCTACGTGGGCGTGGGCAAAGGCAAAATTGCCCTCTACCGCGGCCAGGAAGTCATCAAGAAATCGGTACCCGAAGAACACGCCGTGGACGAACTCATCGAGCTGATGCGCGAAGACGGCCGCTGGATTGAGCCCGTGCGGCTGGAGGAGCCGGTAGCGGGGTAA